A stretch of Castanea sativa cultivar Marrone di Chiusa Pesio chromosome 2, ASM4071231v1 DNA encodes these proteins:
- the LOC142623167 gene encoding uncharacterized protein LOC142623167, whose protein sequence is MDKVVEAVETAKKEWDEAYSRAKEHIKAIEEYGKSREEQNSNSLPRLNGLAQDALALLSSLQFRLDLLAPQLPSDDQVQSATALLDSWKNQSHNLRQSLRNANLQAKANMRKAAQEERELLLGGGGESTIRRRNLQTKAGMTSAAESITDSLRRTRQLMVQEVERSASTLMTVEESTGVLKKAESEYKGHRSLLMRTRNLLSTMQRQDVLDRVIIAVGFFLFSCAVLYVVSKRFGILKLQQKVTAAIKAGMVKQAKIGDGAVANGINDNAVHRVDVPLDRPMRDEL, encoded by the exons ATGGACAAGGTGGTGGAGGCTGTAGAAACGGCGAAGAAGGAATGGGACGAAGCGTATAGTCGGGCCAAAGAGCATATAAAGGCGATCGAAGAGTACGGTAAATCTAGGGAGGAACAGAATTCGAATTCGCTTCCGAGATTGAACGGGCTTGCCCAGGACGCCTTGGCTTTGCTCTCCTCGCTCCAATTCAGGCTCGATCTTCTCGCGCCACAGTTGCCTTCCGATGATCAAGTCCAATCCGCTACAGCTCTGCTCGATTCCTGGAAAAACCAATCCCACAA TTTGCGACAGAGTTTGAGAAATGCCAATTTACAAGCAAAGGCTAACATGAGGAAAGCTGCTCAGGAAGAG AGAGAGCTATTGCTGGGTGGTGGAGGAGAGTCCACAATTCGAAGACGCAACTTGCA GACAAAGGCTGGAATGACATCTGCTGCTGAAAGCATCACTGATAGCCTTCGGCGTACTCGCCAATTGATGGTTCAG GAGGTGGAAAGAAGTGCAAGCACACTCATGACTGTTG AGGAATCAACCGGAGTATTAAAGAAGGCTGAAAGTGAATACAAAGGGCATCGCTCGTTGTTGATGCGAACCCGCAACCTACTCTCTACAATGCAACGTCAAGATGTCCTTGATAG GGTGATAATTGCAGTtgggtttttcttgttttcttgtgCTGTTCTTTATGTTGTCTCAAAGCGATTTGGGATACTAAAGTTGCAGCAAAAGGTTACTGCTGCCATAAAAGCTGGTATGGTGAAACAAGCCAAGATTGGAGATGGGGCTGTCGCAAATGGCATAAACGACAATGCAGTTCATAGGGTGGATGTTCCTTTAGATAGACCTATGCGTGATGAACTTtaa
- the LOC142625076 gene encoding uncharacterized protein LOC142625076, producing the protein MINNINSTGGGPCTAPMQGGGSGNGTSNPPALRKIMVVADPNRESVVALQYALSHVLFEQDELILLHVENQNPSWKYTFSTFLKRPSVGSSSSSSSSSSIMGSSEGGGSCGAVPVDVDFLEEMKSACKVAHPKVRVRVERVEMEGKDKANAILFQSHQLGIDVIVIGQRRSLSTAILGNKRPLRGTKVVDTAEYLIENSKCTCVAVQKKGQNAGFLLNTKTHRNFWLLA; encoded by the exons ATGATCAATAATATCAACAGTACTGGAGGAGGGCCATGCACGGCCCCCATGCAAGGTGGTGGTAGCGGGAACGGTACCAGCAACCCTCCGGCGTTGCGGAAGATAATGGTGGTGGCAGACCCAAACCGTGAGTCTGTAGTTGCATTGCAATATGCTCTTTCACATGTATTGTTTGAGCAAGATGAATTGATTCTTCTTCACGTTGAGAATCAAAACCCATCATGGAAATACACATTCTCTACGTTTCTTAAAAGGCCTAGTGTaggctcatcatcatcatcatcttcttcatcctcAATCATGGGATCCTCGGAAGGAGGTGGATCATGTGGAGCTGTGCCTGTGGATGTGGATTTTCTTGAAGAAATGAAGAGTGCATGTAAGGTTGCTCATCCTAAAGTTAGAGTCCGTGTAGAGAGGGTGGAAATGGAAGGCAAGGACAAGGCAAATGCTATTCTTTTCCAAAGCCACCAACTTGGGATCGATGTCATAGTTATAGGGCAACGCCGGAGTCTTTCAACAGCAATATTAGG AAATAAGCGGCCTCTTAGAGGGACAAAAGTGGTAGACACGGCGGAGTACCTGATCGAGAATAGCAAGTGCACCTGTGTTGCAGTACAGAAAAAGGGCCAAAATGCAGGCTTTCTTCTAAATACAAAAACCCACAGAAATTTCTGGCTCCTGGCGTAA